The Halopseudomonas sabulinigri genome window below encodes:
- the gatB gene encoding Asp-tRNA(Asn)/Glu-tRNA(Gln) amidotransferase subunit GatB, whose protein sequence is MQWEIVIGLEIHAQLTTASKIFSGSATTFGAEPNTQASLIDLGMPGTLPVLNAQAVRKAVKFGLAIDAEIGMTNVFARKNYFYPDLPKGYQTSQMDHPVVGKGYLDITLEDGTVKRVGVTRAHLEEDAGKSLHEDFQGMSGIDLNRAGTPLLEIVSEPDMRSAKEAVAYAKTIHSLVRYLGICDGNMAEGSLRCDCNVSVRPKGQTEFGTRCEIKNVNSFRFIEKAINTEVQRQIELIEDGGKVVQETRLYDPNKDETRSMRSKEEANDYRYFPCPDLLPVVIEPSFIEEVRGELPELPQQKRERFESQFGLSTYDASVLSASRELADYFEEVQAVCGDAKLAANWVMGELSSLLNKADLGIEQSPVSAVQLGGMIQRIKDNTISGKIAKMVFEALANGEGDSADAVIESKGLKQVTDSGAIEAMLDEVLAANAEQVEQYRAAEEAKRGKMFGFFVGQAMKASKGKANPQQVNELLRKKLES, encoded by the coding sequence ATGCAATGGGAAATCGTCATCGGGCTGGAAATTCATGCCCAGCTCACCACCGCGTCGAAGATCTTCTCCGGCAGCGCCACCACCTTCGGCGCCGAGCCCAACACCCAGGCCAGCCTGATCGACCTGGGCATGCCCGGCACACTGCCGGTGCTCAACGCCCAGGCCGTGCGCAAGGCGGTCAAGTTCGGTCTGGCGATTGATGCCGAGATCGGCATGACCAACGTGTTCGCACGCAAGAACTACTTCTACCCCGACCTGCCCAAGGGCTACCAGACCAGCCAGATGGACCACCCGGTGGTGGGCAAGGGTTACCTTGATATCACCTTGGAAGACGGCACGGTCAAGCGCGTTGGCGTCACCCGCGCGCACCTGGAAGAAGACGCCGGCAAGAGCCTGCACGAAGACTTTCAGGGCATGAGTGGCATCGACCTGAACCGCGCCGGCACGCCGCTGCTGGAGATCGTTTCCGAGCCCGATATGCGCAGCGCCAAGGAAGCGGTAGCCTACGCCAAGACCATTCACTCGCTGGTGCGCTATCTGGGCATTTGCGACGGTAACATGGCCGAAGGCTCGCTGCGCTGCGACTGCAACGTCTCGGTCCGCCCCAAGGGCCAGACCGAGTTCGGCACGCGCTGCGAGATCAAGAACGTCAACTCGTTCCGTTTTATCGAGAAGGCGATCAACACCGAAGTACAGCGCCAGATCGAGCTGATCGAAGACGGCGGCAAGGTGGTGCAGGAAACCCGCCTGTATGACCCGAACAAGGACGAAACCCGCTCCATGCGCAGCAAGGAAGAAGCCAACGACTACCGTTACTTCCCCTGCCCTGACCTGCTGCCAGTGGTCATCGAGCCATCCTTCATCGAAGAAGTCCGGGGCGAGCTGCCGGAGTTGCCGCAGCAAAAACGCGAGCGCTTCGAGAGCCAGTTTGGCCTTTCTACCTACGACGCCAGCGTTCTCTCGGCCAGCCGCGAACTGGCAGACTACTTTGAAGAGGTGCAGGCGGTGTGCGGTGATGCCAAGCTGGCGGCCAACTGGGTGATGGGCGAGCTGTCCAGCCTGCTCAACAAGGCCGATCTCGGCATCGAGCAATCACCGGTCAGCGCGGTGCAACTGGGTGGCATGATCCAGCGCATCAAGGACAACACCATCTCCGGCAAGATCGCCAAGATGGTGTTCGAGGCCCTGGCCAACGGCGAAGGCGACAGCGCTGATGCCGTAATTGAAAGCAAGGGCCTGAAACAGGTGACTGACAGTGGCGCCATTGAGGCTATGCTGGATGAAGTCCTGGCGGCCAATGCCGAGCAGGTTGAGCAGTATCGTGCAGCCGAAGAAGCCAAGCGCGGCAAGATGTTCGGCTTCTTTGTCGGCCAGGCAATGAAAGCGTCCAAGGGCAAGGCCAATCCGCAGCAGGTAAATGAATTGCTGCGCAAGAAGCTCGAGAGCTGA
- the gatA gene encoding Asp-tRNA(Asn)/Glu-tRNA(Gln) amidotransferase subunit GatA produces the protein MHEKTLAELSQALQSKTLSSVELTQHYLKRIEQFDAELNSYITVSPELALAQAKAADERIAAGKADALTGIPLAHKDLFCTQGLRTSCGSKMLDNFVAPYESTVTQRFIDAGAVSLGKTNLDEFAMGSSTESSFYGPTRNPWDTERVPGGSSGGSAAAVAARLCAGATGTDTGGSIRQPAGFTALTGLKPTYGRVSRWGMIAYASSLDQGGPMARTAEDCALMLQVMAGFDDKDSTSVDQPVDNYSASLNNSLKGLRIGLPKEYFAGGLDAATADAIDAAVKQFQALGAEVKEISLPNAELAIPAYYVIAPAEASSNLSRFDGVRFGYRCNDPADLTDLYKRSRGEGFGAEVKRRIMVGAYALSAGYYDAYYLQAQKIRRLIKNDFVAAYEQVDVILCPTSPTPAFKIGEKIDDPVSLYLTDIYTITANLAGVPGVALPAGFANGLPLGMQLLGPYFSEARLLNIAHQYQQVTDWHQRAPAGY, from the coding sequence ATGCACGAGAAAACCCTGGCCGAACTGTCCCAGGCCCTGCAGAGCAAGACCCTGTCCAGCGTCGAGCTGACCCAGCACTACCTCAAGCGCATCGAACAATTCGACGCTGAACTGAACAGCTATATCACCGTCTCGCCAGAGCTGGCGCTGGCCCAGGCGAAAGCCGCAGATGAGCGCATCGCCGCGGGCAAGGCCGACGCCCTGACCGGCATCCCCTTGGCGCACAAGGATCTCTTCTGCACCCAGGGTCTGCGCACCAGTTGCGGCTCAAAGATGCTCGACAACTTTGTTGCTCCCTACGAGTCGACTGTCACCCAGCGCTTCATCGACGCCGGCGCGGTCAGCCTCGGTAAGACCAACCTGGACGAGTTCGCCATGGGCTCCTCCACCGAATCCAGCTTTTACGGGCCTACCCGCAACCCCTGGGATACCGAGCGCGTACCCGGGGGCTCCTCCGGTGGTTCTGCTGCTGCGGTCGCCGCACGCCTCTGCGCTGGCGCTACCGGCACCGACACCGGCGGCTCGATCCGTCAGCCGGCCGGCTTCACTGCCCTGACCGGGCTCAAGCCGACCTATGGGCGCGTCTCGCGCTGGGGCATGATCGCCTACGCCTCCAGCCTTGACCAGGGCGGCCCGATGGCCCGCACCGCCGAAGATTGCGCTCTGATGCTGCAGGTCATGGCCGGCTTTGACGACAAGGACTCCACCAGCGTTGACCAGCCGGTCGACAACTACAGCGCCAGCCTGAACAACTCGCTCAAGGGCCTGCGCATCGGCCTGCCGAAGGAATACTTCGCCGGCGGCTTGGACGCCGCTACCGCGGACGCTATCGACGCCGCGGTCAAGCAATTCCAGGCGCTGGGCGCCGAGGTCAAGGAAATCAGCCTGCCGAACGCCGAACTGGCGATTCCGGCCTACTACGTGATCGCCCCGGCGGAAGCCTCCTCCAACCTGTCACGCTTTGATGGCGTGCGCTTTGGCTACCGTTGCAATGATCCGGCGGACCTGACCGATCTGTACAAGCGCTCGCGCGGCGAAGGCTTTGGTGCCGAAGTGAAGCGCCGCATCATGGTTGGTGCCTATGCGCTATCGGCCGGCTATTACGATGCCTATTATCTGCAGGCGCAGAAGATTCGCCGCCTGATCAAGAATGACTTCGTGGCCGCCTATGAGCAGGTTGATGTCATTCTCTGCCCCACCTCGCCGACCCCGGCGTTCAAGATCGGTGAAAAGATCGACGATCCGGTCAGCCTCTACCTGACCGATATCTACACCATTACCGCCAACCTCGCCGGGGTACCGGGCGTCGCCCTGCCCGCCGGGTTTGCCAATGGTCTGCCGCTGGGCATGCAACTGCTGGGGCCCTATTTCAGCGAAGCTCGCCTGCTCAACATCGCGCATCAGTACCAGCAGGTCACTGATTGGCATCAACGCGCCCCGGCCGGCTACTGA
- the gatC gene encoding Asp-tRNA(Asn)/Glu-tRNA(Gln) amidotransferase subunit GatC: MSFDRTDVEKIAHLARIALNDEEIPATTAKLSGILGLIDQMQAVDTSGVTPLAHPLETTQRLRADVVTEHDQHAAFQAIAPATESGLYLVPKVIE, encoded by the coding sequence ATGTCCTTTGACCGCACAGATGTGGAAAAGATCGCTCATCTTGCACGTATCGCCCTCAATGACGAGGAAATACCTGCAACCACAGCCAAGCTGTCGGGCATTCTCGGCCTGATTGATCAGATGCAGGCTGTCGATACCAGCGGCGTTACTCCCCTGGCTCACCCGCTGGAAACCACGCAGCGCCTGCGCGCTGACGTTGTTACCGAACATGACCAGCACGCGGCCTTTCAGGCCATCGCACCCGCCACCGAATCGGGCCTGTATCTGGTTCCCAAGGTCATCGAATAA
- a CDS encoding septal ring lytic transglycosylase RlpA family protein, with amino-acid sequence MRHAALCIATLLLLSLSGGPAFAYADHLQSQDGEQWTQVGKASYYSSRLHGRRTASGEPYDETALTAAHPTLPFGTLVKVTNLYNDRSVVLRINDRGPFVGHRIIDVSQVAAEQLGMIRAGSVRVRVEHFEEEADADN; translated from the coding sequence ATGCGCCACGCAGCGCTTTGTATAGCCACACTGCTGTTACTGTCGCTGAGCGGCGGACCCGCCTTTGCTTACGCCGATCATCTGCAAAGCCAGGACGGCGAGCAATGGACCCAGGTTGGCAAGGCTTCCTACTATTCCTCCCGGCTGCATGGCCGACGCACCGCCAGCGGCGAGCCTTATGACGAAACAGCACTGACTGCTGCCCATCCCACATTGCCCTTCGGCACCCTGGTGAAGGTCACCAATCTATACAACGATCGCAGCGTGGTGCTGCGGATCAACGACCGAGGCCCCTTTGTTGGCCATCGCATCATCGATGTATCGCAGGTGGCGGCAGAGCAACTCGGCATGATTCGCGCCGGCAGCGTGCGCGTACGAGTCGAGCACTTCGAGGAAGAGGCCGACGCCGACAACTGA